The following are from one region of the Deinococcus radiopugnans ATCC 19172 genome:
- a CDS encoding MFS transporter: MTERDSPPPTGSGRPAASTKIILFFTIFIAMLGLSVLFPILAPLGRELGLSETQVGWFSTVYSLMQFVFSPIWGSRSERVGRKPVLIMGLIGFSISFGLFGYVAHLGLQGVLAGGVLFGLLLASRVIGGILSSATLPTAQAMMADLSSEKDRAASLGLIGAAFGLGVVFGPALGGLLSTFSLTTPIYFSAVLGLVTAAVAYRVLPETRRADSVPMGKGDRRALLTRGAIPLFLAVSALSTLASVGMEQTIAFYVQDTLKLSPGSTARTVGGMLAVFGIVAAAVQGGAIRPLSKRIQPTVLIWIGLAVMAAGMFLLPQMRTYWPITAALAVIGIGSAILSPTLSAALSLSVPANQQGAVAGLNSSALALGRMTGPLLGTGLYQSVSHGAPYLLSGAVLVAALVWMLLARPRVAMKGEGGVVGSG, from the coding sequence ATGACCGAGCGCGACTCTCCCCCACCGACTGGCAGCGGCAGACCCGCCGCCAGCACCAAGATCATCCTCTTCTTCACCATTTTTATCGCCATGCTGGGCCTGAGCGTGCTGTTTCCCATCCTGGCCCCGCTGGGCCGCGAACTGGGCCTCTCGGAGACGCAGGTGGGGTGGTTTTCCACGGTGTACAGCCTGATGCAGTTTGTCTTCTCACCGATCTGGGGGTCACGCAGCGAGCGGGTGGGCCGCAAGCCGGTGCTAATCATGGGCCTGATTGGCTTCTCGATCAGTTTCGGGCTGTTCGGGTACGTCGCGCATCTGGGGCTGCAGGGAGTGCTGGCGGGCGGCGTGCTGTTCGGACTGCTGCTGGCCTCGCGCGTGATCGGCGGCATTCTGAGCAGCGCCACCCTGCCCACCGCGCAGGCGATGATGGCCGACCTGAGCAGTGAGAAGGACCGCGCCGCCAGCCTGGGTCTGATCGGCGCGGCCTTCGGGCTGGGCGTGGTCTTTGGCCCCGCGCTGGGCGGCCTGCTCAGCACCTTCAGCCTGACCACCCCGATCTACTTTTCCGCCGTGCTGGGGCTGGTCACCGCCGCTGTGGCGTACCGGGTGCTGCCCGAAACGCGCCGCGCCGACTCGGTGCCGATGGGCAAGGGCGACCGCCGCGCCCTGCTGACGCGCGGGGCCATTCCGCTGTTTCTGGCGGTCAGCGCGCTGTCCACCCTGGCGAGTGTGGGCATGGAACAGACCATCGCCTTTTATGTGCAAGACACCCTGAAGCTGAGCCCCGGCAGCACCGCCCGCACGGTGGGCGGCATGCTGGCGGTGTTTGGCATCGTGGCCGCCGCCGTGCAGGGCGGCGCGATCCGCCCGCTGAGCAAGCGCATCCAGCCCACCGTCCTGATCTGGATCGGGCTGGCCGTCATGGCGGCGGGCATGTTCCTGCTGCCGCAGATGCGGACCTACTGGCCGATCACTGCCGCCCTGGCGGTCATCGGCATCGGCAGCGCGATCCTGTCGCCCACCCTAAGCGCCGCCCTGAGCCTGAGCGTGCCCGCCAACCAGCAGGGCGCAGTGGCGGGCCTGAACAGCAGCGCGCTGGCGCTGGGCCGCATGACCGGCCCGCTGCTCGGCACCGGCCTGTATCAGAGCGTCAGCCACGGCGCACCGTACCTGCTGAGCGGCGCGGTGCTGGTGGCGGCGCTGGTCTGGATGCTGCTGGCCCGGCCCAGGGTCGCAATGAAGGGTGAGGGCGGGGTGGTGGGGAGCGGCTAG
- a CDS encoding maltose ABC transporter substrate-binding protein, with the protein MKKALTILSLALLGQASAANITVWTHFGGPELDWLKQQAATFDKKGNKTTIVSVPFDQIPDKLIQSAPKGQGPDVIVTLPQDRLGQLAAAGVIEPMDKYITSKTDFDKTGLQAMTYQGKLFGIPMFAEAVALVYNKKLVSKAPTTWAEFLKTAQANTGNGKFGFLTDLSNAYQNYGVISAYGGYVFKNTGGTLNTKDIGLANAGADKASAFLNDLRYKYNLVPEGVSGDVAKGAFTDGRLAMYLTGPWDMGDIKKAGIDYGIVTFPTPPGATGKWSPFVGVQGTMINAYSKNKVAAAGFAKQISSSDAQYAFNKAGGRIPVSLSARTRLKSDPVVSGFGKAISAGTPMPNVPAMGAVWAPWSAAIAQSVQKPNPDYKQILDKAVQEIQGNIK; encoded by the coding sequence ATGAAAAAAGCACTGACCATCCTGTCCCTCGCCCTGCTGGGTCAAGCCAGCGCCGCCAACATCACCGTCTGGACGCACTTCGGCGGCCCCGAGTTGGACTGGCTCAAGCAGCAGGCCGCCACCTTCGACAAGAAGGGCAACAAGACCACCATCGTCAGCGTGCCGTTTGATCAGATTCCCGACAAGCTGATCCAGAGCGCCCCCAAGGGTCAGGGGCCCGACGTGATCGTGACCCTGCCGCAGGACCGTCTGGGCCAGCTCGCGGCGGCGGGCGTGATCGAGCCGATGGACAAGTACATCACCAGCAAGACCGACTTCGACAAGACCGGGCTGCAGGCCATGACCTACCAGGGCAAGCTGTTCGGCATCCCCATGTTCGCCGAGGCCGTGGCGCTGGTGTACAACAAGAAGCTGGTGTCCAAGGCGCCCACCACCTGGGCCGAGTTCCTCAAGACCGCGCAGGCCAACACCGGCAACGGCAAGTTCGGCTTCCTGACGGACCTGTCCAACGCCTACCAGAACTACGGAGTGATCAGCGCCTACGGCGGCTACGTGTTCAAGAACACGGGCGGCACGCTGAACACCAAGGACATCGGGCTGGCCAACGCCGGGGCCGACAAGGCCAGCGCGTTCCTGAACGACCTGCGCTACAAGTACAACCTGGTGCCTGAAGGCGTGTCCGGCGATGTGGCCAAGGGTGCCTTTACTGACGGACGGCTGGCGATGTACCTGACCGGTCCCTGGGACATGGGCGACATCAAGAAGGCGGGCATCGATTACGGCATCGTCACCTTCCCCACCCCTCCCGGCGCCACCGGCAAGTGGAGCCCCTTCGTGGGCGTGCAGGGCACCATGATCAACGCCTACAGCAAGAACAAGGTGGCGGCGGCGGGCTTTGCCAAGCAGATCAGTAGCAGCGACGCGCAGTACGCCTTCAACAAGGCCGGCGGACGCATTCCGGTCAGCCTGAGCGCGCGCACCCGGCTCAAGAGTGACCCGGTGGTGTCGGGCTTCGGCAAGGCCATCAGCGCGGGCACCCCCATGCCCAACGTGCCGGCGATGGGCGCGGTGTGGGCGCCCTGGAGCGCCGCCATCGCCCAGAGCGTGCAGAAGCCCAACCCGGACTACAAGCAGATTCTGGACAAGGCCGTGCAGGAAATTCAGGGCAACATCAAGTAA
- a CDS encoding ABC transporter permease subunit yields MTAIPHPPRFGVRSNVPPEGTKGVLIAVLILAVMLGGAVLIGWLLSGLTARIYPEAPPYMILIYGVAALLLMLPVVLRLFPWMVNWYYLFPALVFLAAFTILPIVLTVNYAFTNYNAVNSGNPDSALRTTATISPDKRVVTLGETPQSDSVQEYLRCDTPDCAGKTLVLFDDQASVPFKAKIASVDGLQVTLASPFTANIEVARATRLNNISYIGLANFREIFAKASRALIPVFIWTVVFAFSTVTINAIAGLVLGILLYNKNLKGRNVYRTLLFLPWAIPAVISVQMWVALLNQQFGIVNKGLGLLGFAAVPWLNDPLWAKVSVLVVNLWLGFPYMMTATISALSTINEDLYEAASIDGASRLQQISNITLPLLRNSFTPILLSGFAFNFNNFGIIYLLTQGGPDQQGREATARSTDILLSWGYNTAFASSGQSNYSLASAIALIIFFLTLAISLVNFKAAGVFEEARK; encoded by the coding sequence ATGACCGCGATTCCCCATCCCCCCCGTTTTGGTGTCCGCTCCAACGTTCCGCCGGAAGGGACGAAGGGCGTGCTGATTGCCGTTCTGATCCTGGCCGTGATGCTGGGCGGGGCGGTGCTGATCGGCTGGCTGCTGAGCGGGCTGACCGCCCGCATCTACCCTGAAGCGCCGCCCTACATGATCCTGATCTACGGCGTGGCCGCGCTGCTGCTGATGCTGCCGGTGGTGCTGCGGCTGTTTCCGTGGATGGTCAACTGGTATTACCTGTTCCCGGCGCTGGTGTTTCTGGCCGCCTTCACCATTTTGCCCATCGTGCTGACCGTCAATTACGCCTTTACCAACTACAACGCGGTCAACAGCGGCAACCCGGACTCGGCGCTGCGGACCACGGCGACGATCAGCCCCGATAAACGGGTGGTGACGTTGGGCGAAACGCCGCAATCAGACAGTGTGCAGGAGTACCTGCGTTGCGATACGCCCGACTGCGCGGGCAAAACACTGGTGCTGTTTGACGATCAGGCCTCGGTGCCGTTCAAGGCCAAGATTGCCAGCGTGGACGGCCTGCAGGTCACGTTGGCCTCGCCCTTCACCGCCAACATTGAGGTGGCGCGGGCCACCCGCCTGAACAACATCAGCTACATCGGGCTGGCGAACTTCCGCGAGATTTTCGCCAAGGCCAGCCGCGCCCTGATTCCGGTGTTCATCTGGACGGTGGTGTTCGCGTTTTCCACCGTGACCATCAACGCCATCGCCGGGCTGGTGCTGGGCATCTTGCTGTACAACAAGAACCTCAAGGGCCGCAATGTGTACCGCACCCTGCTGTTTTTGCCGTGGGCCATTCCCGCCGTGATCAGCGTGCAGATGTGGGTGGCGCTGCTGAACCAGCAGTTCGGCATCGTGAACAAGGGGCTGGGCCTGCTGGGCTTCGCCGCCGTGCCGTGGCTGAACGATCCGTTGTGGGCCAAGGTCAGCGTGCTGGTGGTCAACCTGTGGCTGGGCTTTCCCTACATGATGACGGCCACCATCAGCGCCCTCTCGACCATCAACGAGGATCTGTACGAGGCCGCCAGCATTGACGGGGCCAGCCGCCTGCAGCAGATCTCGAACATCACGCTGCCGCTGCTGCGCAACAGCTTCACGCCGATTCTGCTGTCGGGCTTCGCCTTCAACTTCAACAACTTCGGCATCATCTACCTGCTCACGCAGGGCGGGCCGGACCAGCAGGGCCGCGAGGCCACCGCGCGCAGCACCGACATTCTGCTGTCGTGGGGGTACAACACGGCCTTTGCCTCCAGCGGCCAGTCCAACTACTCGCTGGCCAGCGCCATCGCGCTGATCATCTTCTTCCTGACGCTCGCCATTTCGCTGGTGAACTTCAAGGCGGCTGGCGTCTTCGAGGAGGCCCGCAAGTGA